One Castanea sativa cultivar Marrone di Chiusa Pesio chromosome 4, ASM4071231v1 DNA window includes the following coding sequences:
- the LOC142630444 gene encoding uncharacterized protein LOC142630444, producing MDMETVLSSASVDLHTIRRRIREMAELHDDDVPDLTTTTSDSDEKLLRDFTLDFDNKVNQIVLDSTSHVASLTLQDFDAYFERLKEELNMVEAESTKISNEIEILARNNVEDSTQLKTCLERLDCDLDSITSQGLEKVKAGANVNCPTYGDDESSLINEPLDHKLELLELEVEIERNKTTLKSLQDLDHMYRWFDAIEQIEDLLTGLKVVAFTENCIRLSLQTYIPKLEGSRKIEGIEPSVLNHELLIEVLEGTMELKSVEIFPNDVYIIDILDAAKSLSKSSLQWFITKIQDRITICTLRHLVVKSANKSRFSLEYLDRDETIIAHMAGAVDAFIKISQDWPILSSPLKLISLKSSDHSKEISLTFLCKAEEVANSLDIHIRQDISSFVDAIEKILVEQMHLELHFDDSSKK from the exons ATGGACATGGAGACCGTTCTGTCCTCAGCCTCCGTCGATCTCCACACTATCCGgcg TCGGATAAGAGAGATGGCGGAGCTTCACGACGACGATGTTCCCGACCTAACAACAACTACCTCAGATTCCGACGAGAAACTACTCCGAGATTTCACTCTCGACTTCGACAATAAAGTGAATCAGATTGTGTTAGACTCCACTTCGCATGTTGCTTCCTTAACCCTTCAAGATTTTG ATGCATACTTTGAACGTCTAAAAGAGGAGCTTAACATGGTGGAGGCTGAAAGTACCAAGATCTCCAATGAAATTGAGATTCTTGCTAGAAACAACGTGGAAG ATTCTACCCAATTGAAGACATGTCTTGAAAGGTTGGATTGTGATTTAGATTCTATTACATCACAG GGTCTGGAGAAAGTAAAAGCAGGTGCAAATGTTAATTGCCCTACATACGGAGATGATGAATCAAGCTTGATAAATGAGCCTTTAGACCATAAGTTGGAG CTATTGGAACTTGAAGTTGAGATTGAGAGGAACAAAACGACTTTAAAGTCTTTGCAGGATCTTGATCATATGTACAGATG GTTTGACGCCATAGAACAGATTGAGGATTTGTTGACAGGTCTAAAGGTCGTTGCATTCACTGAAAACTGCATTAGGTTGTCATTGCAGACATATATTCCAAAATTAGAAGGCTCACGAAAGATTGAAGGCATTGAACCATCTGTACTGAATCATGAGTTACTAATAGAAGTTCTGGAGGGGACGATGGAGCTAAAGAGTGTTGAG ATATTTCCAAATGATGTATACATAATTGACATTCTTGATGCTGCAAAGTCTCTCAG TAAGTCTTCATTGCAGtggtttataacaaaaatacaagACAGAATTACCATCTGCACTTTGAGGCATCTTGTGGTAAAGAGTGCGAATAAATCTAG ATTCTCACTTGAGTACTTGGATAGAGATGAGACTATAATAGCCCATATGGCTGGGGCAGTTGATGCGTTTATAAAGATTTCTCAGGATTGGCCAATTTTAAGTTCTCCGTTGAAGCTGATATCTCTCAAGAGCTCAGATCATTCAAAGGAGATCTCTTTAACTTTTCTATGCAAAGCTGAG GAAGTGGCAAACTCATTGGATATACACATACGGCAGGATATATCAAGCTTTGTCGATGCTATTGAAAAGATACTTGTAGAACAAATGCACTTGGAACTCCATTTTGATGATTCTTCAAAAAAATGA
- the LOC142631022 gene encoding G-type lectin S-receptor-like serine/threonine-protein kinase At5g35370, whose amino-acid sequence MGCLFSFFFFFICCVFLPSFSFSGPISTHSISPNFSVSNIQFIDYSGTFLLSPTGTFKATIDAKPLSSYFYFSIVHTASNTTIWSANRNAPMSNSDKLSLTTNGLTITNQAGKVLWSTPPLSSEVSAMQVLETGNLMLVDAKNVTLWESFDYPTDTIVMGQPIPVGKSLESAVTGEDISVGDYLLQLTDSDVVLQWNRMTYWKLSMDTNAYKNSNGAVSLMLMNGTGLYLLASDGSKVVIQVVFTGPSGFRIGKLGFEGRFSISRFVRNKWMLEFAGPVEKCDIPFICGEIGLCTRIRLMADCSCPTKFSSQTNRCMPVDSSLSLPSACNATSNGSQLNSSISYLGLGQDMDYFANHFREPAKHDINLSVCQDLCSQNCSCLAVIHRNSSGSCYLLENQLGSFISTANSENDRFGYIKVLGNFPPQNPIEQKGNRKHHFPIAGLVLLPSTGFLLLIVFVFLAVQWLWKNRLSKTKTAKLARLNSSSSAELQMISIPGIPRRFDYEELAAATQNFKTQIGRGGFGTVYKGTLTDQTIVAVKKITSSGVEGKKEFLTEISIIGKIHHVNLVRLTGFCARGRQRFLVLEYMNRGSLDSTLFGNGPVLQWQERVEIALGTARGLAYLHSGCEHRIIHCDVKPENILLHDNLLVKISDFGISKLISREQSTIFTTMRGTRGYLAPEWLTSAAISNKVDVYSYGMVLLEIVSGRKNCSLQTRGHITENNDIEGNGLSSYSSSSEFSLYYFPLIALEMHERRRYLELADPRLEGGVASEEVEKLVRIALCCVHQDPELRPTMANVVGMLEGELPLGEPRIESLKFLRAYGQRFTETATMEGPSSNGATIATYNSLSYISSQQISGPR is encoded by the coding sequence ATGGGCtgccttttctctttcttcttcttctttatatgCTGCGTTTTCCTCCCAAGTTTTTCCTTCTCAGGCCCCATCTCCACCCACTCGATCAGCCCCAACTTCAGTGTCTCCAATATCCAATTCATCGACTACTCGGGCACTTTCTTGCTCTCTCCAACTGGCACATTCAAAGCCACAATTGATGCCAAACCATTGTCCTCATACTTTTACTTCTCCATCGTCCACACTGCTTCCAACACCACAATCTGGTCTGCAAACCGTAACGCACCCATGTCAAATTCTGACAAGTTGTCACTAACTACCAACGGCCTCACAATCACAAACCAGGCTGGTAAAGTTCTATGGTCAACCCCGCCTTTGAGTTCTGAGGTTTCTGCTATGCAGGTTTTAGAGACAGGAAACCTCATGTTGGTTGATGCAAAAAACGTTACGCTGTGGGAGAGTTTTGATTATCCAACGGACACCATTGTCATGGGACAGCCTATTCCAGTTGGAAAATCATTGGAAAGCGCTGTGACAGGCGAGGATATATCGGTTGGTGATTATCTGCTTCAGCTTACTGACAGTGATGTCGTGCTGCAATGGAATAGGATGACTTATTGGAAATTGTCCATGGATACAAATGCTTACAAAAACTCCAATGGGGCAGTATCGTTGATGTTGATGAATGGTACTGGTTTGTATTTGCTAGCAAGTGATGGATCCAAGGTTGTGATTCAGGTAGTTTTCACTGGTCCATCGGGATTTCGGATAGGTAAGTTGGGTTTTGAAGGCAGATTTAGCATAAGCAGGTTTGTGAGAAATAAATGGATGCTTGAATTTGCGGGACCAGTTGAAAAGTGTGATATTCCTTTCATTTGCGGAGAAATTGGATTGTGCACGAGAATCCGTTTGATGGCAGATTGTTCTTGTCCAACAAAATTCAGTAGTCAAACCAATCGTTGCATGCCAGTGGATAGTTCACTATCTCTGCCTTCAGCTTGTAATGCAACTAGTAATGGCAGTCAACTGAATTCCTCGATTTCCTATCTGGGACTGGGCCAAGACATGGACTATTTTGCTAATCATTTCAGGGAGCCTGCTAAACATGACATAAATTTATCAGTTTGCCAAGATTTATGTTCTCAAAATTGTTCTTGTCTGGCCGTTATCCATAGAAATTCTTCTGGTTCTTGTTACCTTCTTGAAAACCAATTAGGTTCTTTCATTTCCACCGCTAACAGTGAGAATGATCgttttgggtatataaaagTTTTGGGAAACTTTCCTCCTCAAAACCCAATTGAGCAAAAGGGAAATCGGAAACATCACTTCCCAATTGCCGGTTTGGTACTTTTACCTTCAACAGGATTCTTACTATTAATAGTCTTTGTATTCCTTGCAGTCCAGTGGTTATGGAAAAATAGGCTTTCTAAGACCAAAACTGCAAAGCTAGCCCGGCTTAACTCATCATCATCAGCAGAGCTACAAATGATCTCTATCCCAGGCATACCAAGAAGGTTTGATTATGAAGAGCTAGCAGCTGCTACTCAGAACTTCAAGACCCAGATTGGTCGTGGTGGCTTTGGTACTGTATACAAAGGTACTCTGACAGACCAAACTATTGTGGCGGTGAAGAAGATTACAAGTTCGGGAGTAGAAGGGAAGAAAGAATTTCTTACTGAGATTTCAATAATTGGGAAGATCCACCATGTCAATTTGGTTAGATTGACAGGTTTCTGTGCACGAGGGAGGCAGCGATTTCTTGTTCTTGAGTACATGAACAGAGGTTCATTGGATAGTACACTCTTCGGTAATGGTCCTGTTTTACAATGGCAAGAGAGAGTGGAAATAGCACTTGGAACGGCAAGGGGACTTGCTTACTTGCACAGCGGGTGTGAGCACCGGATCATCCACTGTGATGTGAAGCCAGAGAACATTCTCCTGCATGACAATTTACTGGTGAAAATATCAGATTTTGGGATTTCAAAGCTGATAAGTCGTGAACAATCCACTATTTTTACTACAATGAGAGGAACTCGAGGTTATCTTGCACCAGAGTGGTTGACAAGTGCAGCAATTTCAAACAAGGTTGATGTTTATAGCTATGGAATGGTTTTACTGGAGATTGTAAGTGGAAGAAAAAATTGCTCATTACAAACACGCGGCCACATTACAGAAAATAATGACATTGAAGGAAATGGCCTATCCTCATACTCTTCTAGTTCAGAATTCAGTCTATATTACTTCCCTCTAATTGCACTAGAAATGCATGAGCGAAGAAGGTATTTGGAGCTTGCAGACCCAAGGTTAGAGGGAGGAGTGGCAAGCGAAGAGGTTGAGAAGCTAGTGCGGATTGCCTTGTGTTGTGTACACCAAGACCCAGAACTGAGGCCAACTATGGCTAACGTTGTTGGCATGTTGGAAGGTGAATTGCCTTTGGGTGAGCCAAGGATCGAGTCACTAAAGTTCTTGCGAGCCTATGGCCAGAGATTCACCGAGACAGCAACAATGGAAGGGCCTTCTTCTAATGGTGCTACAATTGCTACATACAACTCATTGTCTTACATCTCTTCACAACAGATCTCAGGTCCGAGGTAG